A stretch of Mucilaginibacter terrae DNA encodes these proteins:
- the pnuC gene encoding nicotinamide riboside transporter PnuC, whose translation MHLLEVFINWLYNQSGLELTGVVTGLLCVYLAAVNNIWNWPFAIVSTGIYIYIFAQTALYADMIQNAYLFVINIYGWYYWSRRPVNAAKVPVVRITRKQVVMLVLLAAFVSPVLGFTLVSLTKVLNYNPPAFPYLDSFCTVVSLTAQIYMARKVVENWLIWVFVDIIYVTIYLSKGLQPTAFMFAIYAVLAAKGYFDWRKYYQNQQLSA comes from the coding sequence ATGCACCTGCTCGAAGTATTTATTAACTGGCTATATAACCAAAGTGGGCTTGAGCTAACAGGTGTAGTAACAGGATTACTATGTGTATACCTTGCCGCTGTTAATAATATATGGAATTGGCCGTTTGCCATAGTAAGCACCGGCATATACATTTACATATTTGCCCAAACTGCCTTATATGCCGATATGATTCAGAATGCTTATCTGTTTGTTATCAATATTTATGGGTGGTATTATTGGAGCAGGCGGCCGGTCAATGCCGCTAAAGTACCTGTAGTGCGCATTACCCGCAAGCAAGTTGTGATGCTGGTACTGCTTGCCGCGTTTGTAAGCCCTGTTTTAGGATTTACGCTGGTGAGCTTAACAAAAGTATTAAACTACAATCCACCTGCTTTTCCTTATCTCGATAGTTTTTGCACTGTAGTAAGCCTTACAGCACAAATTTACATGGCCCGCAAAGTGGTTGAAAACTGGCTCATATGGGTGTTTGTCGATATTATATACGTAACCATTTATTTAAGCAAAGGGCTCCAACCAACTGCTTTCATGTTTGCCATATATGCTGTACTGGCCGCAAAGGGCTATTTTGACTGGCGTAAATATTATCAGAATCAGCAACTATCTGCCTAA
- a CDS encoding SDR family NAD(P)-dependent oxidoreductase, with amino-acid sequence MNLQLDNKVALVLASSKGLGKAIATTLSAEGAIVVIASRNAEELNATANEIRNQTGGQVVAIATDVSNADDTRQLVNQLAAEFGHIDILINNAGGPPFAAFEEFDDEQWQKAFELNLLSFSRLSRLVLPHMKKAGGGRIINIISGSVKSVLAGSVLSTAMRMGVVGMAKMMADELGPYNITVNNVAPGLILTDRIKYTLPADTDPEQAMKERAANIPLRRIGEPRELAALVAFLVSEQGSYISGTTIPVDGGASRSIY; translated from the coding sequence ATGAATTTACAACTTGATAATAAAGTTGCCTTGGTATTGGCCTCGAGCAAAGGCTTGGGCAAAGCCATTGCCACAACCCTATCAGCCGAAGGCGCTATCGTGGTGATAGCTTCGCGCAATGCTGAAGAGTTAAATGCCACCGCCAATGAAATACGTAACCAAACCGGTGGACAGGTAGTTGCCATTGCTACTGATGTTTCAAATGCTGATGATACCCGGCAATTAGTTAACCAGTTAGCCGCCGAGTTTGGCCATATTGATATACTCATTAATAACGCCGGCGGACCACCCTTTGCTGCCTTTGAGGAGTTTGATGATGAGCAATGGCAAAAAGCATTCGAATTGAACTTGTTGAGCTTTTCGCGACTGAGCCGCCTGGTGTTGCCGCATATGAAGAAGGCTGGTGGTGGACGTATCATAAATATCATTAGCGGGTCGGTAAAATCAGTACTCGCAGGTTCGGTATTGTCAACAGCTATGCGTATGGGCGTAGTAGGCATGGCCAAAATGATGGCTGACGAGCTTGGCCCTTATAATATCACCGTAAATAACGTAGCTCCCGGCCTTATACTAACCGATCGCATTAAATACACGCTACCCGCTGATACCGACCCCGAGCAAGCCATGAAAGAACGTGCCGCAAATATTCCTCTGCGCCGCATTGGCGAGCCACGCGAACTGGCTGCCTTGGTGGCTTTCCTGGTTTCAGAGCAAGGCTCTTACATATCGGGCACTACCATACCAGTTGACGGCGGTGCAAGCCGCAGTATTTATTAG
- a CDS encoding diacylglycerol kinase family protein: protein MQQPPLNKPHATGAKKVFRSFGYAFKGIGSAVASQLNIKVHLWVTLVTIVLGVTLGLSLNEWLWIGLCIALVLSGEMMNTAIELLTDLVSPEYNVKAGQVKDIAAGAVLILAIFAVVTGFVIFVPKILSLF, encoded by the coding sequence ATGCAACAGCCACCGCTTAATAAACCACATGCCACCGGCGCAAAAAAAGTATTCCGCAGCTTTGGCTATGCGTTTAAGGGGATAGGGAGCGCGGTAGCTTCTCAACTCAATATAAAAGTGCATTTGTGGGTTACGCTGGTAACAATAGTGTTAGGGGTAACTTTAGGTCTATCACTTAACGAGTGGCTGTGGATTGGGCTTTGCATTGCGCTGGTACTATCGGGCGAGATGATGAATACAGCTATTGAGTTGCTAACCGATCTTGTATCGCCAGAGTACAATGTTAAAGCCGGACAGGTAAAAGATATAGCCGCCGGGGCTGTACTCATACTGGCCATATTTGCTGTGGTAACCGGCTTTGTGATTTTTGTTCCTAAGATTTTATCCCTGTTTTAA
- the recO gene encoding DNA repair protein RecO — MLHKTRGIVLKTTDYGEASVIVQLLTEKFGMQSYIINGVKKPKAKISRNMLQPLHLLDLIVYHKGTGSIQRIRELKNAPLLHRIPYDVVKSSIALFLNEVLYKAIKQQTPDEQMFGYIFGSVELLDNLNEGIANFHLLFLLGLTRFLGFYPHNNDSDGAHYFDLHNGVFSRLKPESNFYMSPPHTGHFSQLLNRSFEDLPNIKLSNDERRYLLTRLLEYYALHVDGFGNIRSHDILEEVLS; from the coding sequence ATGCTGCACAAAACCCGTGGCATAGTGCTAAAAACAACCGATTACGGCGAGGCAAGCGTGATTGTACAATTGCTCACCGAAAAATTCGGCATGCAATCGTACATCATTAATGGAGTTAAAAAACCAAAAGCCAAAATATCGCGCAATATGCTGCAGCCCTTGCACTTGCTCGATTTGATAGTTTACCATAAAGGCACCGGCAGTATACAGCGCATCAGGGAATTGAAAAATGCCCCCCTGCTTCATCGCATACCGTATGATGTAGTAAAAAGCAGTATTGCCCTGTTTTTAAACGAAGTATTATATAAGGCTATTAAACAGCAAACACCTGATGAGCAAATGTTTGGCTATATATTTGGCAGCGTTGAACTGCTGGACAATTTGAACGAGGGAATAGCCAATTTTCATCTGCTGTTTTTGCTGGGCCTCACCCGCTTCCTGGGTTTCTATCCGCATAATAACGACTCGGACGGTGCACATTATTTCGACTTACATAATGGCGTATTTTCCCGGTTAAAACCCGAGAGTAACTTTTACATGTCGCCCCCACACACGGGACATTTCAGCCAGTTACTTAATCGTAGCTTTGAAGATTTGCCCAACATCAAACTAAGTAATGATGAGCGCCGCTACCTGCTCACCCGTTTGCTCGAATATTATGCCTTGCATGTAGATGGTTTTGGAAACATCCGCTCGCATGATATTTTGGAGGAAGTACTTAGTTAA
- a CDS encoding AI-2E family transporter, with amino-acid sequence MIQLSNTLRILLLFILSVIILYFSRSVLIPLTFGGVLAMLLMPVSRWLESKGLHRGVSSLVSLLLFALLFVGLVLLLRWQIGDLIKDFSKLQEQLMKLFDQVKDYVRSQFGITTRQQQQILKEQQSGGMEKVAGMAMGTVLSTLSILVSSVLVLVYVFLFLYFRSHFKNFVLRLVDVSNQVTAQKIMHKSSRVIQQYLSGLGMMIVMLWVMYGIGFSIVGVQNAIFFAILCGILEIIPFAGNITGTSITVLIVFAQGGSIDMVMGVLITYGIVQFTQSYLLEPLVVGNQVNLNPLFTIFIIVVGEAIWGIGGMVLAIPLLGMFKVLCDHIEPLKPYGYLIGNQSVKEDKSIFKKLFGSKDDDES; translated from the coding sequence ATGATACAATTATCCAACACCTTACGTATATTATTACTCTTCATTCTTTCGGTTATTATCTTATACTTCTCAAGGTCGGTACTAATTCCGTTAACCTTTGGTGGAGTACTGGCTATGTTGTTGATGCCTGTGAGCCGCTGGCTGGAAAGTAAGGGTTTGCACCGTGGTGTATCGTCATTAGTAAGTTTACTGCTGTTTGCCTTGTTGTTTGTGGGCTTAGTGCTTTTACTGCGCTGGCAAATAGGCGACTTGATTAAAGATTTTTCCAAACTACAGGAACAGCTGATGAAGTTGTTTGATCAGGTGAAAGATTACGTACGCTCGCAGTTTGGTATTACCACACGCCAGCAGCAGCAAATTTTAAAGGAGCAACAGTCCGGTGGAATGGAAAAAGTGGCCGGCATGGCCATGGGGACAGTGTTATCAACATTAAGCATACTGGTTAGCTCGGTATTGGTACTGGTGTATGTATTCCTGTTTTTGTACTTCCGTAGTCATTTTAAAAACTTTGTGTTGAGGCTGGTAGATGTATCTAACCAGGTAACCGCGCAAAAAATCATGCACAAATCCAGCCGAGTGATTCAACAGTATTTATCGGGACTGGGCATGATGATAGTAATGCTGTGGGTTATGTATGGCATAGGGTTTAGCATTGTGGGTGTTCAAAATGCTATCTTTTTTGCCATTTTATGTGGCATACTCGAAATTATTCCCTTTGCAGGTAATATAACCGGAACATCCATTACCGTACTCATTGTGTTTGCCCAGGGTGGCAGTATTGATATGGTTATGGGGGTACTCATTACCTACGGAATAGTTCAGTTTACGCAATCGTACCTTTTGGAGCCTTTAGTGGTGGGCAACCAGGTAAACCTTAATCCGCTGTTTACCATTTTTATAATTGTGGTAGGCGAAGCTATATGGGGCATTGGCGGTATGGTATTGGCTATCCCGCTGCTCGGCATGTTTAAAGTACTGTGCGACCATATTGAGCCTCTAAAACCCTATGGCTATCTCATAGGCAATCAAAGCGTTAAAGAAGATAAGAGTATTTTTAAAAAGCTGTTTGGTAGTAAAGATGATGATGAATCTTAA
- a CDS encoding sulfite exporter TauE/SafE family protein, translating to MNPDKIAFFIGLFGSIHCIGMCGPLAFAIPIMPGREWLLFWDKLIYNSGRTLSYCLLGLLTGVIGKQLWLNGLQQWVSIFTGIIIIMAASARLLKLSIKNSPATGGFGWFKRLLTYALKHQWGHLFIGMFNGFLPCGFVYIALAGAVNTGGISSAVQYMFWFGMGTVPLMLLATIGSGLIGMPLRRCLNKFIPYVMLVLGVWFLFRGANLDIPYLSPPKIETASVCK from the coding sequence ATGAACCCCGATAAAATAGCTTTTTTTATTGGCCTGTTTGGTAGCATACATTGCATTGGCATGTGTGGTCCGCTGGCATTTGCCATACCCATTATGCCTGGCCGTGAGTGGCTGTTATTTTGGGATAAGCTTATTTATAATTCAGGACGCACGCTAAGTTACTGCCTGCTGGGTTTATTAACCGGCGTTATAGGCAAACAACTTTGGCTAAACGGTTTACAGCAGTGGGTAAGCATTTTTACCGGCATCATTATTATCATGGCGGCATCGGCGCGGCTGCTTAAGCTTTCTATTAAAAACAGCCCGGCAACAGGTGGCTTTGGTTGGTTTAAACGTTTACTTACCTATGCATTAAAACACCAATGGGGCCACCTGTTTATTGGGATGTTCAATGGCTTTTTGCCCTGCGGCTTTGTATACATTGCGCTGGCCGGCGCTGTTAATACCGGCGGCATAAGCAGCGCGGTACAGTATATGTTTTGGTTTGGCATGGGCACCGTACCGCTCATGCTGCTGGCCACTATTGGCAGTGGATTAATAGGCATGCCTTTACGGAGGTGCTTAAACAAATTTATCCCGTATGTGATGCTGGTTTTGGGTGTGTGGTTCTTATTCAGGGGGGCAAATCTCGATATACCCTACCTCAGTCCTCCAAAGATCGAAACTGCAAGTGTATGCAAATAA
- a CDS encoding FixH family protein, whose product MKLHWGNYLVLGMGLFMAFIISMAIYMFSQTKDDYDRQYYEKGINYDADYNREKQVITDKAAPQISFDAQSMRLKFPAPIQGKIRFIRAADKRMDKLFSIQSQKAADTVFIGLSELAKGPYRLRMEWQSNQKQYLYEQEVTLK is encoded by the coding sequence ATGAAACTCCACTGGGGCAATTATCTGGTATTAGGCATGGGGCTTTTTATGGCCTTTATTATAAGCATGGCCATATACATGTTTTCGCAAACTAAAGACGATTACGACAGGCAGTACTACGAAAAAGGCATCAACTACGATGCCGATTACAACCGCGAAAAACAGGTGATTACTGATAAAGCAGCACCGCAAATAAGCTTCGATGCACAAAGTATGAGGCTAAAGTTTCCGGCACCGATACAAGGCAAAATACGTTTTATACGTGCGGCCGATAAGCGTATGGATAAACTATTCAGTATACAAAGCCAAAAGGCTGCCGATACCGTATTTATTGGCCTGAGTGAATTAGCCAAAGGCCCTTACCGCTTGCGTATGGAATGGCAAAGCAACCAAAAACAATACCTGTACGAGCAGGAAGTAACCCTCAAATGA
- the ccoG gene encoding cytochrome c oxidase accessory protein CcoG, with protein sequence MMLSETNELDTVVDGKRKWMYPLVRKGKLYQYRSWLSYIYLILFFVVPYLRIGGQPVLLLNFIERRFVLLGQVFWAQDIFMFVLAMLASVVCIVLFTIAFGRIFCGWICPQTIFMEMVFRKIEIWIEGNPKQRRQLDQSPWTNEKMVKKGAKHFIFIILSFIIANTFLAYIIGSENLLSIVTQPVNQHLSGFISIWMFTAIFYFVYSQVREIVCTVICPYGRLQGVLTDKHTLAVAYNYIRGEPRGKLNRQSDAPKGDCVDCGLCVAVCPTGIDIRKGTQLECINCTACIDACNQVMEKINKPLNLIGFYSEEMIEQKVKPTFTGRMAAYSSVMMVLLGALTYFIFQRSDVDITVMRSAGLLYQEQPGGYISNIYNADVVNKTTSTQTVKLETNDPAIKIKYIQPLGKLGKEQSVKATFFILIPARRIHSTKTEVKLKVVQGSKVLGTASTTFIGPIN encoded by the coding sequence ATGATGTTATCTGAAACGAATGAGCTGGATACCGTGGTTGATGGTAAACGCAAGTGGATGTATCCGCTTGTTCGCAAGGGTAAGTTGTATCAGTACCGCAGTTGGTTAAGCTATATATACCTTATCCTGTTTTTTGTAGTGCCATACCTGCGCATTGGCGGTCAGCCGGTGCTGTTGCTCAACTTTATTGAGCGCAGGTTTGTACTGCTGGGGCAGGTATTTTGGGCGCAGGATATTTTTATGTTTGTGCTGGCCATGCTGGCCTCGGTGGTTTGCATCGTGTTGTTTACCATTGCCTTCGGCCGTATTTTTTGCGGATGGATATGCCCTCAAACCATTTTTATGGAGATGGTTTTCCGGAAGATAGAAATATGGATAGAGGGTAATCCCAAACAACGCCGCCAGCTTGACCAAAGCCCTTGGACGAATGAAAAGATGGTTAAGAAAGGTGCGAAGCATTTTATCTTCATTATACTATCGTTCATTATTGCCAATACCTTTCTGGCTTACATTATAGGGAGCGAAAATCTGCTCAGTATAGTTACCCAACCTGTTAATCAGCATTTAAGCGGTTTCATCAGTATATGGATGTTTACCGCCATATTTTACTTTGTTTACAGCCAGGTGCGCGAAATTGTGTGTACCGTTATTTGTCCGTATGGCAGGTTGCAGGGTGTATTAACCGATAAACATACGCTGGCAGTTGCTTACAACTACATACGTGGCGAGCCCAGGGGCAAGCTAAACCGCCAGAGCGATGCGCCCAAAGGTGATTGCGTAGATTGCGGACTATGTGTAGCCGTATGCCCCACCGGCATTGACATACGCAAAGGCACCCAACTGGAATGTATTAACTGCACCGCCTGCATTGATGCCTGTAACCAGGTGATGGAGAAAATAAATAAGCCGCTTAACCTCATCGGGTTTTATTCCGAAGAAATGATCGAGCAAAAGGTTAAGCCAACATTTACCGGGCGTATGGCGGCTTACAGCAGTGTAATGATGGTATTATTGGGGGCACTTACCTACTTCATCTTTCAGCGCAGCGATGTTGATATTACCGTGATGCGTTCAGCCGGATTATTGTACCAGGAACAACCGGGCGGTTACATCAGCAATATTTACAATGCCGATGTGGTTAATAAAACCACATCAACCCAAACGGTTAAACTGGAAACCAATGACCCGGCAATTAAAATAAAATACATACAGCCGCTGGGCAAGCTGGGTAAAGAGCAATCGGTAAAAGCCACTTTCTTTATCCTCATTCCGGCCAGACGTATTCACAGCACCAAAACCGAGGTTAAACTAAAGGTGGTACAGGGCAGCAAGGTGCTGGGTACCGCCAGCACCACTTTTATCGGACCAATAAATTAA
- a CDS encoding cbb3-type cytochrome c oxidase N-terminal domain-containing protein: protein MKYVKSLIIILILSVARPALAADDTLIPPDVRDYLGYGVIMAMLILFIAAMLVLNKTFKALTKVLLTPEQYAAMEAERLQAKAKKPKGEVALKLLSLKPMSEEKSILIEHDYDGIQELDNPTPAWFMYLFYASIVFAVGYILTYHVLGVGQLQDQEYVTEMKIAAKEKEVFLANAANQVDEKSIKLSKDPAMLSSGVAVFKQTCAPCHGEHAQGMVGPNLTDDYWLHGGKIGDVFKTIKYGVPAKGMPSWEKQLTPKQIADVANYIKSVHGTNPANAKEPQGTKETEEDAKPAVQTAMVVAH, encoded by the coding sequence ATGAAATACGTAAAAAGTTTAATCATTATACTCATACTATCAGTTGCCCGGCCCGCCCTTGCAGCCGATGATACCCTCATACCACCCGATGTACGCGATTACTTAGGCTACGGCGTAATAATGGCTATGCTGATACTTTTTATAGCAGCTATGCTGGTATTAAACAAAACGTTTAAAGCCTTAACCAAGGTGCTGTTAACACCCGAGCAATATGCCGCCATGGAGGCCGAACGCCTGCAAGCCAAGGCTAAAAAGCCAAAAGGTGAGGTTGCGCTCAAGCTATTGTCGTTAAAGCCGATGTCTGAAGAAAAATCGATTTTAATTGAGCACGATTACGATGGTATACAGGAGCTTGACAACCCCACTCCTGCGTGGTTTATGTACCTGTTTTACGCCAGCATTGTTTTTGCCGTAGGCTACATACTCACCTACCATGTTTTGGGCGTAGGCCAGCTGCAAGATCAGGAGTATGTTACCGAAATGAAGATCGCAGCCAAAGAAAAAGAAGTTTTTTTAGCTAATGCAGCTAACCAGGTTGATGAGAAAAGCATCAAACTATCCAAAGACCCGGCTATGCTATCATCAGGCGTAGCCGTGTTTAAGCAAACCTGCGCACCCTGCCATGGCGAACATGCCCAGGGTATGGTAGGACCTAATTTAACCGACGATTACTGGCTGCACGGCGGCAAAATTGGCGATGTATTTAAAACCATTAAGTACGGCGTACCGGCCAAGGGCATGCCCAGCTGGGAAAAGCAGTTAACACCCAAGCAAATTGCCGATGTGGCCAACTACATCAAATCGGTACATGGTACCAACCCGGCTAATGCCAAAGAGCCGCAGGGTACTAAAGAAACTGAAGAAGACGCTAAGCCCGCAGTTCAAACGGCTATGGTGGTGGCACATTAA
- the ccoN gene encoding cytochrome-c oxidase, cbb3-type subunit I, translated as MQPEKFYYDNKIVRNFGIATIVWGIIGMVVGLIVAIQLYSPAANLGNQYTTFGRVRPLHTNAVIFAFVGNAIFMGVYYSLQRLLKARMFSNILSNIHFWGWQLIIVSAVITLPLGLTTSHEYAELEWPIDIAIALIWVVFGINMFGTIFKRRERHLYVAIWFYIATFVTVAVLHIVNSFELPISGFKSYYLFAGVQDALVQWWYGHNAVAFFLTTPYLGMMYYFLPKMANRPVYSYKLSILHFWALIFIYIWAGPHHLLYTSLPGWAQSLGVAFSIMLIAPSWGGMINGLLTLRGAWDKVRDDVILKFMVVGLTAYGMATFEGPMLSLKQINAIGHFTDWIVAHVHVGALGWNGFLTFAILYWLIPRIYKTQLYSKKMASFHFWVGTLGILFYAIPMYWAGFTQGLMLKEFTPEGMLKYPNFLETTLRIIPMHVMRSIGGTLYLAGAIAMAYNLARTMMQGHLVSNEAAEAMPLEKVYVNHEGDIWHRVIERKPIRLLVLSLVVILIGTFIELMPTLTISSNIPTIASVKPYTPLELQGRDLYIREGCVNCHSQTVRPFRSETERYGEYSKAGEFVYDHPFLWGSKRTGPDLHREGGKYGDAWHYNHLMDPRLMSPGSIMPEYSWLINQSLDTTTTAAKINAMRKLGVPYAIGYENRANADLQKQAEGIANNLAKDRIKVTPDKEIVAIIAYLQRLGTDIKVNKTANN; from the coding sequence ATGCAACCCGAAAAATTTTACTACGATAACAAAATTGTGCGCAACTTCGGGATAGCCACCATTGTCTGGGGTATTATAGGCATGGTTGTGGGGCTTATTGTTGCCATTCAATTGTACAGCCCGGCGGCCAACCTGGGCAACCAGTACACCACTTTTGGCCGTGTACGCCCGCTGCATACCAACGCCGTAATTTTTGCCTTTGTGGGTAATGCCATTTTTATGGGCGTTTACTACTCTTTACAACGGTTGCTTAAAGCGCGTATGTTCAGCAACATCCTCAGCAACATCCACTTTTGGGGATGGCAGCTTATCATCGTTTCGGCTGTAATTACGTTGCCTTTAGGCTTAACCACCTCGCACGAGTATGCCGAGCTGGAATGGCCTATTGATATTGCCATTGCCCTGATATGGGTAGTGTTCGGTATTAACATGTTCGGCACCATTTTTAAACGGCGCGAACGGCATTTGTACGTAGCCATATGGTTTTACATTGCCACATTTGTTACGGTTGCGGTATTACACATTGTAAACTCTTTCGAGCTCCCTATTTCGGGTTTTAAAAGCTACTATTTGTTTGCCGGTGTGCAAGATGCTTTGGTGCAATGGTGGTATGGGCACAATGCGGTTGCTTTCTTTTTAACCACGCCTTATTTGGGTATGATGTATTACTTTCTACCTAAAATGGCTAACCGCCCGGTTTACTCTTATAAGCTGAGTATTCTGCACTTTTGGGCGCTGATATTCATTTACATATGGGCTGGTCCGCACCATTTATTGTACACCTCGTTACCGGGTTGGGCACAATCATTAGGCGTTGCCTTTAGTATCATGCTGATTGCGCCAAGCTGGGGCGGTATGATCAATGGTTTACTTACCCTGCGCGGTGCGTGGGATAAGGTGCGCGACGACGTTATTCTGAAGTTTATGGTGGTGGGCTTAACCGCCTACGGTATGGCCACGTTTGAAGGCCCTATGCTTTCCCTCAAACAAATAAACGCAATTGGCCACTTTACCGACTGGATTGTTGCCCACGTACACGTAGGCGCTTTAGGCTGGAACGGTTTTTTAACCTTTGCCATACTGTATTGGTTAATACCACGCATTTACAAAACCCAGTTATATTCTAAAAAAATGGCATCGTTCCATTTTTGGGTGGGCACTTTGGGCATACTGTTTTACGCCATACCTATGTACTGGGCAGGCTTTACACAAGGGTTGATGCTTAAAGAGTTTACCCCCGAGGGCATGCTCAAATACCCTAACTTTTTAGAAACCACCCTGCGCATCATCCCCATGCATGTTATGCGCTCCATTGGTGGTACTTTATACCTGGCGGGAGCCATTGCCATGGCTTACAATTTGGCCCGCACCATGATGCAAGGCCATTTGGTAAGCAACGAAGCCGCCGAGGCCATGCCGCTGGAAAAAGTTTATGTAAACCATGAGGGTGATATATGGCACCGGGTTATTGAACGCAAACCTATACGCTTGTTGGTGCTGTCATTAGTTGTGATACTCATAGGCACTTTTATTGAGCTTATGCCTACGCTCACCATATCGAGCAATATACCTACCATAGCCAGTGTAAAACCTTATACGCCGCTGGAGTTGCAGGGCCGCGATTTATACATCCGCGAGGGTTGCGTCAACTGTCACTCGCAAACGGTAAGGCCTTTCCGGAGCGAAACCGAGCGCTATGGCGAGTACAGCAAGGCTGGCGAATTTGTGTACGACCACCCGTTTTTATGGGGTTCGAAACGTACCGGTCCCGATTTGCACCGCGAAGGAGGCAAGTACGGCGATGCCTGGCACTACAACCACCTGATGGACCCAAGGCTGATGTCGCCGGGTAGTATTATGCCCGAGTACAGCTGGTTAATTAATCAATCGCTTGATACGACTACCACCGCGGCAAAAATTAATGCCATGCGCAAACTGGGTGTACCTTATGCCATAGGTTATGAAAACCGCGCAAATGCTGATTTGCAGAAACAGGCCGAAGGCATTGCCAATAATTTGGCTAAAGACCGCATCAAGGTAACTCCCGATAAAGAAATTGTAGCCATTATAGCTTACCTGCAACGCCTGGGCACCGATATAAAAGTTAACAAAACAGCTAATAATTAA
- the ccoS gene encoding cbb3-type cytochrome oxidase assembly protein CcoS has product MSIIYFLIGCSILLALVFLGAFFWAQKHGQHDDLYTPSVRILLDDEPQEELKMMKVSF; this is encoded by the coding sequence ATGAGCATTATTTACTTTTTAATAGGCTGCAGCATTTTGCTGGCCCTTGTTTTTTTAGGAGCCTTTTTTTGGGCGCAAAAGCACGGACAGCACGACGATCTGTATACCCCATCGGTACGCATACTGCTGGATGATGAACCCCAAGAGGAATTAAAAATGATGAAAGTCAGTTTTTGA